Genomic window (Sphaeramia orbicularis chromosome 7, fSphaOr1.1, whole genome shotgun sequence):
CAAATACATGTGGAGGCAATTTATGGACTTTAACAACAGGATTCAGTGATTGATTTTAAGAGATGTTTAACTTTGAAAACTTGAGACAAACACCAACTTCCAGGTTTGGACTGGGTGGCCTTTACCTCATGACTACAgctttggggaaaaaaagaccactgcaaaatttgtttgagtaaaatgaacatttttgttttatcctCTAAAcgactgacaacatttctcccaaatcccaaataaaaatattgttatttatagcATGTATTCACAGAACACTACACATGGTCAAAATaccaaaaagatgcagtgttttcagacctcaaataatgcaaagaaaccAGTTCATATTAATTTCTACACAACACAATAATTATGTgttaacttgggaaaagttcagacatccatatttggtggaatacccctgattttcaatgacagcttccaCGTGTCTtgtctctccaccattgctgttggatgactttatgcagctcctggcatagaaattcaagaagctcagcactATTTGATGGCTTGtgtccatccatcttcctcttgattatattccagaagttttcaaagtgggttcaggtctggagatcaGGCTGGCcgtgacagggtcttcatctggtggtctgtcatccacacctttattgacctagctgaggccaggagcattgtcctgatagaaaaaccagtcctcagagtttgggaacattgtcagagcagaaatcCAGTAGTTTTCAAAGGTTAGTTtttgattccagttacttttgcggtactaatagcactgtttttgcctattgtaagaagatagtgatggccacagtagtggtttttatacttttccttcttaaataagacaaggatcaggtgtttatttagtagaataaggtgtgtttgtgttggaattcaacagatacAGGAAGGGAATGGCTGTcttacatgcagacatgctgatttcacaggaaattgcagtggtttctttttttttttttttttttctccaaggcTGTATGTCCAGCTTTGGGACACATTCAACTGATaaattgttttaatgtttttgtgacTGGTATGAGGGCCGAAGAAGAGGCTCTAACTCCAGTCACGTTACATGACATTGAGATCTTCTGTAGCATATTCAGTAGTCTTTAACAGTTACATTTTGTTTGTACATAACTTATGTGTCATTTAAAACATACAAGGAAAAAATGTAGTCCTTGTTTACCGGTATTTGTAGTTTTAAAATGAGGAGCATTTAGTGAATTAATTCGAGAAAAGATGGTGCTCACATTTTGGAGACAAATTTAGCGACAAAAAAGTGACATGAATGCGGTACAGAGTTAACTAAACACGCTCAATTATGTTCTTCAACTTAGGAGAGGTTAGAGACAGCTAGCTTAAAAAAAGGCGGTATTTACATGCTATCTGCAAAGCATCAATATTTGTTTTACATGTAAATCAATTAAAACTTAAacagcaaaacaaagaaaaaaattggcaaaactGTCGTTACTTACAGTATTAAATGTCTAAGATGTCAGATTGAGATGTGTGATTTTCGGCGTAGCAGGTTGTGGGAATCACTTTAACTTTCCACATGGGCAGACAGATGTATTCATTTAATTATTGCCATGGAACACCTGCATTTCCTCCGCCCACCGTTTATTTAAAGACAACAGGATAGACGTCAATGTGACATATCACTCCGCGGAGAAATATAGTTCatgattttaaaaagaaaaaaaacatcgattttttttttcttcgcccCCTAGTGGTTTTCTGCATACTAACACTTTAGTAATCATTGGACTAAAATCATTTACCAAAGTCAGCAAATTTTAAGCATTATATTGATGGATAATGACAGATGTTTCTTTGTTGATTTGAATGTACAGCACCGTATTCAGAAATATATTAGTTATGAATAAAAACGAAGACGTATTTTGCCTGTTATCTTAAACGAAACTTTATTTCACTGAATGGTCTTTGACACTTTCCTATTTCTTACATGTATAGTGAAACTAGAATGGTTTTAAGATACATAAACACAAAGCTAGAATTACACCAACCATTGTTTTATCTCCATTTCGTCATTGCTTTTTAGAGCTATTCTAAATTTTCACAACCACTTTTGTGCACTGGGTAATAGACTGTTAcagaagcaaattttagccataagACTTGTCAGTAAAAACAAAGCAAGTAGATACCTGATATACAGACAGGCTTCGTTCCACATTCACTAACTGCATTTTCATCAAGCATAATAATAAACTgacatgaagattttttttttttcaacataagATTATTTCAATTCATTGGAGCATTGTCAGAGTAAACAGACTGTCAGCTATAATGTGGAATGGTGTTTTCAACTACAATATGTGGAATGTAGTGGTGATAAATGGTATTGTGACACTGAGCTTCTTTCCAAAGTGATGGTATAGGCTTCTCCAAATTGCACCTTCAAGATTAACCCTGATTTTTAAAATGATCATTCACACTAGCCAACAGCAGAGTGATGTGCATCGTTTTAAACTGCAGACAAGATTCACCAAATTTTCTGTTTGTCTGGCCTAACTCGTTCTTTTGACATTTCTAAAAACAGATGCTGCCACTTGAATGGAAATAAAAGAGGCTGCAAGAGAAAGCCAGGCACAAAAACGTTGGAGAAAACAACCGCTTTTAAGAGGAATATTTTGCAAGCAGGGTTGATACAGTGTGGTAAGACATTTTCAATTAACATCAATAAAAGGTTACTTTAGTTTTACATACAGATGATAGTCAAACTTGCAAAATACATGGAACCACATTTACGCACATACAATTTCAATTGTACTGAGTTCAAGCAGCACCTGAACAGTGAGTAAAACTACAAAGACAATCCATACTTagttcaaataaaaacaaaaaaaaaggggcaCTGCCTTTCCAAAGCCTAATAATGTGGAATGTCTTATGTCTGAACAAATCTAACATGACACTTTAAGGGGTCCCTTAAAACTTTATAACTGTGAAATTTGTGAACATGATCAAGGAGGATTACACCAAGATGTCAGTGTCACAATACAGCCTGCCTCCTTTCTGTATGAGCCCACAGCAGAATTGCAGTTACTTGAATACAAGATTGTACTGTGTCTGGAAATTCGAACAGTTTTGTGAAGCAAATGGAACACCTACTATCACAGTGTTTGGTGAAAATCAATTGCCAGTTTAATTACCATACAATAAAACCTGTAAATAGCATGAGGAATCACAAATaagaaaagtaacaaaaaaagggATTAAAAATGCACAACAAACTAGCGGGGACAAGGGAATTTGGAAGGACGATTAAAATTcacaacacccccccacccccaccccccagatcGTACGCACACAATCTCGAACATCCACTCGCGCTCAACAAACAAACGAGACATACACACAAAgccaacacaaaaaaaagaaagaaaaaaaaaaaaaaagaaaaaaaaaaaaacagcaacatggACTCACTACTCAATACAACATGTTTCCACAAAGTGACTGAATCTGCTAACAACTGAAAATACCCTGTCACCTCACAATGAACTGATAGGGGTAAACTAGTTGATCAGGAGCAATTCAGGCTGCTTGTCATACAGAAGTGGGAGGGGCTGATGGAGTGGAGGGGGATGTATATAAGCTGTCTGTGTTTAAGATAAGAGTGTAGGTGGATTAACAGTGCAATTCCATTAGTTTTCCCCGTCTCCGGTCTCTCCCTCATCTCCCTGGTTTTCTGATGTCCACAGCtggaacagagaaaagaaaaaggttATCAATTGTTCTGAATAATACATCAGAATCAATTGGAGGCAAAGTGGTGCAAGGTCTGTAACTCACAGTCAGGTTGTCCCTTAGTAGTTGCATGATCAGGGTGCTGTCTTTGTAAGAATCCTCGTTCAAGGTGTCGAGTTCAGCAATGGCTTCATCAAATGcctgaaatacaaaaaatgtacTTGTTAGATTTCAGTTCTGAATAAACTAGAGGGAGTGAAAATAAAAAGCTGAAAATAATATATCCACAacgtagagagaaaaaaagttatATTTAATGCGAAGGAACCAACATTTATTTTATGGCTCAGGTACCAATAGCTTTGAAAACAATCAATCTAACACAAATAATCAGTTCTAAGAAATTAAAAAATGGGCAGAGTAGGATTCGGTTCATACCGTCTTAGCCAGGCTGCAGGCCCTGTCTGGGTTGTTGAGGATTTCATAGTAGAAGACTGAGAAGTTGAGGGCCAAGCCAAGCCTGATGGGGTGTGTTGGCTGCATCTCTCCCTTGCTAATGTCAAAAGCTTGCTGGTATGCCTCCTGGGAATGCTCCACCGTAGCTTTAACAGGAGAAAGATAAACCACATTATAaatctattttttgtatttaaatattttttctgaCCACAAGGGGCAGCAGACCAAGCTTGTAAAATGACATTATTCATTTACTGCTGATATGGAAAATTTACCTTTTTCATCACATCCcatttacaataaaatatgtCTATATGTTAACAGAGCAGAAAGAGTCACACCTTTTATAAGTCTGTTATTCAATCTCCTAGTTGTTCTCAAGCAATGAGAAAAGATATCTGATTCTTTTACAGTTTTAATATTCCATTACTCTGTGGCTGCTCTCCAACTTGGTGCTGTGCAAGTATCAGTGTTCACCCAAAACTTAAGCCtcaacaataaatgaataaaaaaaaaaagtgaaaataaaataaataaatagatacataaaaataaaaaaaaacagagggcgTTAAAACTCTCTAAAGAGCGTACTAAACTGCGTAGCAGGGTGATGTGGTTAGATCACTTAGGGCCAACTTTATCACTGTAGCTTGAGCCACTTGTACAAAATATTCTTTAGAGCAGTGTTAAACATCTTGTGAGATTATTTGTCTTCCCCACACAACCAGATAACATTTTTTACTCGGTACATTGTTTCCCACCACTTACACTTCTTAGTATCTCCAGATGCAACCTCAGACAGGTATCTATAATAGTCTCCTTTCATTTTCAGGTAGAACACCTTGCTTTCAGCAGCAGATGCGTTTTTAATGAGAAAGTTGTCCAGTAGgccctaaaaaaaagaaaagttaagcTTCTCAATTTATGATCATCACAACAAATGTGCAATGTAATCACATATGTATGTGAGTGTGAATTTGAAAACAAAATATATTGAAAACGCTTACAAGCACATCATTGCAGATTTCCTGCAGCTCATTTTCAATCTTCTCCCGGTATTCACGTGCCATCTGCTGTTTTTTGTCATTGCCTTCGGTCTTCTGCTCGATGCTGGAGATGACGCGCCAGGATGAGCGGCGTGCTCCTACCACATTCTTGTAGGCAACGGAGAGAAGGTTGCGCTCCTCATTGGAAAGCTCCGCACCTTGCTCTGTCACCGACTTCATGGCTGCGGCCATGTCATCGTAGCGCTCAGCCTGCTCGGCAAGCTTGGCCTTCTGTACCAGGTCGTTCTTATCCATTTTCTAGACTGAAAAAGAAAACGTATAATTAAAATAACGTATTAGAAGTTGATCGTAAAGTCAATCAAATGGCAAAAACACGGCAACACCTTAGTCCTGACATAGATAATACAGCCGTGTTTGCTGCATGCGGCTGTGTGTACTGAACTGATTTGATTTCGTTTTGGTAAACCACGTCTTTGGAGTGAATCGCTATATTCAATAGAAGCCGACGATATCCACTGGAAACTGGGCCCCTGGGCAAGTGGGTCAACCATACACATCATTCGCTAACGTTAGCTGCTAGCCATCTCAAAACGTATTCAATCCTGCCTCGCCGTTATCATTCATAGCCAAATTATGTCTTTAGAAATCGGGGCCTAGATCACCAATGCTCTTAATAACGTCACAATGTTATTCTAAAGAGACAATTTTGAGTATCTTCTACGGGCTCCATTAGCGTTATTACAACCGACACTTGCTACACCAACCGAAGCCTTCCCGGGTTAAGCTAGCTAGGGTTTAATGCCCACCCTTTAATAATGCTAGCTACGCTAAGTGGGAATAATACAAATCGCAAAAGCGGTGCTGTCAAAAAACACTTATTTGATCAATTCTGAATTACATTCCGCTGTAAGGAGCAAAATTAACCGTATTATATAATGTTACTACAGCTAATCTGTCGTATTCACGATAACGCAAGGCGACGAGTGGCTAAGTGATAGCTAGCTACTGTCGTCTAATATACCGCTATATAACGGTAAAGCTCGGGCACCAAAAGAAAGGGCCGACTTTGATTTACAAAATACGCTTAGGGTGTTACTAAATTAACACTTCTGTTCATATACATACAGATATGTGCGATAGTAAGCAATATCTACCACCACAAGGCTTCGCTTTTCCGTTTTGTTCggtttttatctgctgtagcAAGGCCCGCCCTGGCTGGTGCGCCCGTCAGAACAAAGTGTCATGGAATCCGAGCGTCGGTTAGCTCGATGGCTAACAGCTAAAGCTAGTCTAGCCTTTCAGTAGCCTACATAGCGGGTGCCTGCTCGGTTACCGTTATGGCATCTCAACAGAATTCAACCAGAGACGATGAAACAGCCCCCCAAACACTGCGCGACAATCAAATATACCGCTAATATTACGACATACATGTAATTGCGGGGTTATAACACTTACAATATTGGCGATTTTAATCCTGCTTTTTTGTCTCTCTGGACGATTCAGCCTCCGTCTCGCTCAGCGTATCGTTCAGGGCAGTACCACTTCCGCTTCACTAGCGCTTCTATTTCCCCTTTTCTCACCACACATCTGCCTTACGTAATGCAACTACTGCTCATATGTTAAATTTGATCTTTATTTCACCAAGACGCAAAGGAGTTTTCAACGAGCTCCTTAAATGCACGTACCTCAGTAATTCCGTAACTTAAAGAGGCGGTCGTTTATTCGGATTATATCGGTTATGTGATTATTTTTTCTGAACAGGACCACTGTTAACAAATCAATACAGATGCAATTACATGGGCCGACTGTGCCGTTCTGTTTTCACACAAAATGTTATCTATTTTACTACTCAGCTGTTGTCACAGCCTGGGTATATTAGTAGTGGACGATTAAAATGTGGTTAGTAGATTACACAGGTTTGAGACGTTGCTTTATGTTAGAGATCATAATATGTGGGtggtaaatattaacatttacgcAGTAATGTTGGAAAATCATGCTCGGAAATTAGCCTCAATTAGCCTACTTAATGCTAAAGTTAAAGCAGATCCAGATTCTGTTAGGGCTGAACTGGTTAAGTCAAACTAATGGTAATTCTGCAAACAGGGCTTAAAATCAAATATAGGCTACATTGGGGttgctttttcattttttacaacaGAATAAAAGGCAGGGCCATTAACAGATCTTCTCCTGAATCCATGGTACCATTAAGCCAAGGGTAGTGGTTGCCTTCCTTATATTCCCTTGACTGGTATTTATTTGCTCTGTATATCCAGGCCccagttttaaagaaaaaaaaaagttttacataTGTACAAATAGTATGTTAAatacagtgttgtatagtaacgaagtaataatacttcactactgcactcaagtatgttttggaagAATTTATACTGtactgagtatttttttattctgttgatTTTCAGTTTTACTTCATTACATTTCCTAACATAACTGCATACTTTTATTCCAacatatttttaatgcacagtatcgttactcgttacaaaactaattaaaggAAATTaggtgttttcactgctgagattactgatgactgcaacaaagtcaggaagctcaTCTGTCATTGGGCCTAATCGCCTAATGCGCATGTGCAGACGACgatccacactcaacctgtcggAAATCTGCAGATGTGAAGGAGAGTTGAATGAAGCTATGACATAAAACAGGTTAGTATTATGTCAGTGGTTTAGACTTTGGATTCCTTGTTTACGAAGTGTAAGGTCGGCTCCATGCTTGGAGGTGCCACAAAAGCTTCATAGTTTTTCAAATTCTGACATTTC
Coding sequences:
- the LOC115422088 gene encoding 14-3-3 protein beta/alpha-1-like, which codes for MDKNDLVQKAKLAEQAERYDDMAAAMKSVTEQGAELSNEERNLLSVAYKNVVGARRSSWRVISSIEQKTEGNDKKQQMAREYREKIENELQEICNDVLGLLDNFLIKNASAAESKVFYLKMKGDYYRYLSEVASGDTKKSTVEHSQEAYQQAFDISKGEMQPTHPIRLGLALNFSVFYYEILNNPDRACSLAKTAFDEAIAELDTLNEDSYKDSTLIMQLLRDNLTLWTSENQGDEGETGDGEN